One segment of Thermus oshimai DSM 12092 DNA contains the following:
- a CDS encoding ABC transporter substrate-binding protein, translated as MRVFHEILGPLDLPDRFERIVSLAPNVTDALFALGVGERVVGRSAFCHRPAEVLSLPVLASYTKIRTELLRSLRPDLVLLSTGVQREQALRLKEEGFPVYALPLPTSPYGILENLSTLGHLLDLEERATELAHTLAQRYARLRGRFQATVYFEMDLGGPITVGRGSYIAQALLHLGLRPLFLDVPQAYFTPDLEEVRRRRPDLFLYEPKPWGKNPWERARALAQERGWDFPVAATDGDELAHYGPLFFAFLEKVAERVAETLGQA; from the coding sequence ATGAGGGTTTTCCACGAGATCCTGGGGCCTTTGGACCTCCCCGATCGCTTTGAGCGCATCGTAAGCCTCGCCCCTAACGTCACGGATGCCCTCTTCGCCCTGGGGGTGGGGGAGAGGGTGGTGGGCCGGAGCGCCTTCTGCCACCGCCCCGCGGAGGTCCTTTCCCTCCCCGTCCTCGCCTCCTACACCAAGATCCGCACGGAGCTCCTAAGGAGCCTAAGGCCCGACCTGGTCCTCCTCTCCACGGGGGTGCAGCGGGAGCAGGCCCTGAGGCTCAAGGAGGAGGGCTTTCCCGTCTACGCCCTGCCCCTCCCCACCAGCCCCTACGGCATCCTGGAAAACCTCTCCACTTTAGGCCACCTCCTGGACCTGGAGGAGCGGGCCACAGAGCTCGCCCACACCCTCGCCCAGCGCTACGCCCGCTTAAGGGGCCGCTTCCAGGCCACGGTCTACTTTGAGATGGACCTGGGGGGGCCCATCACCGTGGGCCGGGGGAGCTACATCGCCCAGGCCCTCCTCCACCTGGGCCTGAGGCCCCTCTTCCTGGACGTGCCCCAGGCCTACTTCACCCCGGACCTGGAGGAGGTGCGAAGGCGAAGGCCCGACCTCTTCCTCTACGAGCCCAAGCCCTGGGGGAAAAACCCCTGGGAACGGGCAAGGGCCCTGGCCCAGGAGAGGGGTTGGGACTTTCCCGTGGCCGCCACCGACGGGGACGAACTCGCCCACTACGGCCCCCTGTTCTTCGCCTTCTTGGAGAAGGTGGCGGAGCGGGTGGCGGAAACCTTAGGGCAAGCTTAA
- the hisD gene encoding histidinol dehydrogenase: MIYRAEEVRERFARRGLAFDPKVEGIVRGILEAVRTQGDEALDRLSRDLDGHPVEEIPKKAWREAYEDLDEELRDALETARERIEAFYREEARGGFLKADESGVLGQLVRPLDRVGVYVPGGSAPLLSSLLMTVVPAKVAGVGEVIVASPPRVHPGVLAAAWVAGADRLFAMGGAQAVAALAYGTKRVPRVDKIVGPGNAYVVEAKRQVYGAVGIDGLAGPTETLIVADGSASPKLLAADLLAQAEHGPDSEPWLLSPDRALLEKVEAELVLRLQDLPRAEIAKKALEKGGLVLTESLEEAFELANLYAPEHLCLALSDPLPWLGRVRNAGGVFLGEGTPEALGDYIAGPSHVMPTSGTARFQGGLAVRDFLKVIPVLGLAEGAVRRLAPKGALLARAEGLEGHARALDLRK, encoded by the coding sequence ATGATCTACCGCGCGGAGGAGGTGCGGGAGCGGTTTGCCCGCCGCGGCCTCGCCTTTGACCCCAAGGTGGAGGGCATCGTCCGGGGGATCCTGGAGGCGGTGCGCACCCAGGGGGACGAGGCCCTGGACCGCCTGAGCCGGGACCTGGACGGCCACCCCGTGGAGGAGATCCCCAAGAAGGCCTGGCGGGAGGCCTACGAGGACCTGGACGAGGAGCTAAGGGACGCCCTGGAGACCGCCCGGGAGCGCATCGAGGCCTTTTACCGGGAGGAGGCCCGGGGGGGCTTCCTAAAGGCCGACGAGAGCGGGGTCCTGGGCCAGCTGGTCCGGCCCTTGGACCGGGTGGGGGTCTACGTGCCGGGGGGAAGTGCCCCCCTCCTTTCCAGCCTCCTCATGACCGTGGTGCCCGCCAAGGTGGCGGGGGTGGGGGAGGTCATCGTGGCCAGCCCCCCCCGGGTCCACCCCGGGGTCCTGGCCGCGGCTTGGGTGGCGGGGGCGGACCGGCTTTTTGCCATGGGGGGGGCCCAGGCGGTGGCCGCCCTGGCCTACGGCACGAAAAGGGTCCCCCGGGTGGACAAGATCGTGGGGCCGGGGAACGCCTACGTGGTGGAGGCCAAGCGCCAGGTCTACGGGGCGGTGGGGATTGACGGCCTGGCGGGCCCCACGGAGACCCTCATCGTGGCGGACGGCTCCGCCTCCCCTAAGCTCCTCGCCGCGGACCTTTTGGCCCAGGCGGAGCACGGCCCCGACTCTGAGCCCTGGCTCCTTTCCCCCGACCGGGCCCTTTTGGAAAAGGTGGAGGCGGAGCTTGTCCTTAGGCTTCAGGACCTCCCCCGGGCGGAGATCGCCAAAAAGGCCCTGGAAAAGGGGGGGCTGGTGCTCACGGAAAGCCTCGAGGAGGCCTTTGAGCTCGCCAACCTCTACGCCCCCGAGCACCTCTGCCTGGCCCTTTCCGATCCCTTGCCCTGGCTTGGGCGGGTGCGGAACGCCGGGGGGGTCTTCCTGGGGGAGGGGACCCCGGAGGCCCTAGGGGACTACATCGCCGGGCCCAGCCACGTGATGCCCACCTCCGGCACCGCCCGCTTCCAGGGGGGGCTTGCGGTGCGGGACTTCCTCAAGGTCATCCCCGTGCTGGGCCTGGCGGAAGGGGCGGTGCGGCGGCTTGCCCCCAAGGGGGCCCTCCTCGCGCGGGCGGAGGGCTTGGAGGGCCACGCCCGCGCCCTGGACCTGCGGAAATGA
- a CDS encoding S8 family serine peptidase — protein sequence MKRLAFAGLFLGTALLLTACPNESPPPPPPSTSCTPTPTGLSVQSLGSQQQTPQGLGDFSAPHVPGELLVLPGGLTPQGLAARVEGVRPLSALEGGFLRVGVPKGQERAKAEALLRAGARFVQPNYLYFPLYVPNDPLYPASPADPARLQPYLVLIHMQAAWDLVRVASYGCTPIVAVLDTAFNPAHEDAGLFLSGYNATDDGLGASNLDPSPPPPNSAYANSDPDHGQGVAGLVAAAADNGKGVPGLGLGRVAVLPVKVFYWVNGGYTTTSTTLAKAIRYAADRGAALINLSLGSATPLDGVVQDALNYALSKGSLPVAAAGNNGTDGLMYPAAYPGVLAVGSARLDGARSDFSNYSSTPKDLVLAPGGNRTPAQAFYVLALGQDYSYYESSRPYTTGAGTSFAAPMVSTVAALYVAHYHAVYGRTPTVGQVKQCLIQTASNGGSYNAQTGYGLLRADRVLSDRTYCFP from the coding sequence ATGAAGCGCCTTGCCTTCGCCGGCCTTTTCCTGGGGACGGCCCTTCTCCTCACCGCCTGCCCCAATGAGTCTCCTCCGCCGCCCCCTCCCTCCACCAGCTGTACCCCCACCCCTACGGGGCTTTCCGTCCAAAGCCTGGGCTCCCAGCAGCAGACCCCCCAGGGCCTTGGGGACTTCTCGGCCCCCCATGTTCCGGGGGAGCTTTTGGTCCTTCCCGGGGGCCTCACCCCGCAGGGCCTGGCCGCCCGAGTGGAGGGGGTGCGGCCCCTTTCCGCCTTGGAAGGGGGGTTCCTGCGGGTGGGGGTGCCCAAGGGCCAGGAGCGGGCCAAGGCCGAGGCCCTCCTCCGGGCGGGGGCGCGGTTCGTGCAGCCCAACTACCTGTACTTCCCCCTTTACGTTCCGAACGATCCCCTATACCCTGCATCCCCGGCTGATCCTGCCCGCTTGCAGCCTTACCTCGTCCTCATCCACATGCAAGCAGCTTGGGACCTCGTGCGGGTGGCCTCCTACGGTTGCACCCCCATCGTGGCCGTCTTGGATACCGCCTTTAACCCCGCCCACGAGGACGCGGGACTCTTCCTTTCGGGCTACAACGCCACAGATGATGGCCTAGGTGCCAGCAACCTGGACCCATCTCCACCTCCGCCCAACAGCGCGTATGCGAACAGCGACCCCGACCACGGCCAAGGGGTGGCGGGCCTGGTGGCCGCGGCGGCGGACAACGGCAAGGGGGTGCCGGGCTTGGGCCTGGGCCGGGTGGCGGTCCTGCCGGTAAAGGTCTTCTACTGGGTGAACGGGGGTTACACCACCACTAGCACCACTCTCGCCAAGGCCATCCGTTACGCCGCCGACCGTGGGGCGGCCCTCATCAACCTGAGCCTGGGAAGCGCCACGCCCCTGGACGGCGTGGTCCAGGACGCTCTGAACTACGCCCTCTCCAAGGGAAGCCTCCCCGTGGCCGCCGCAGGCAACAACGGCACGGACGGCCTCATGTACCCCGCTGCCTATCCCGGGGTTTTGGCCGTGGGTTCGGCCCGTCTGGACGGGGCTCGCTCCGATTTCTCCAACTACTCCTCCACCCCTAAGGACCTGGTTCTAGCCCCTGGGGGGAACCGCACCCCAGCGCAGGCGTTTTACGTTCTTGCCCTTGGCCAGGACTACTCTTACTACGAGAGCTCGAGGCCCTACACGACAGGGGCCGGTACCTCCTTCGCCGCCCCCATGGTGAGCACGGTGGCCGCCCTTTATGTGGCCCACTACCACGCGGTCTACGGCCGGACCCCCACGGTGGGCCAGGTGAAGCAGTGCCTAATCCAGACGGCGAGCAACGGGGGTAGCTACAACGCCCAAACCGGGTATGGCCTCCTCCGCGCCGACCGGGTCCTTTCTGACCGCACCTACTGCTTCCCCTAA